Proteins from one Cicer arietinum cultivar CDC Frontier isolate Library 1 chromosome 3, Cicar.CDCFrontier_v2.0, whole genome shotgun sequence genomic window:
- the LOC101493930 gene encoding probably inactive leucine-rich repeat receptor-like protein kinase At5g06940, with amino-acid sequence MTTFCIYLFLLSLTFPIFNLTSSSSESDSLLLFKSSIEDSKNALSSWSNTSSNHLCNWTGIVCSTSLSVTSVNLQSLNLSGDISSYICDLPNLSYLNLANNIFNQPIPLHLSQCSSLQSLNLSNNLIWGTIPSQISQFGSLSVLDLSGNHIEGNIPDTLGSLKNLQVLNFGNNLLSGDVPSVFGNLTKLEVLDLSLNPYLVSEIPKDIGELGNLKQLFLQRSSFQGEIPESMKGLHSLTHLDFSENNLTGVVPQSLVISFENLVSFDVSQNKLFGPFPNRICKGKGLIFLSLHTNNFTGVIPNSTGECKFLERFQVQNNGFSGDFPVVLWSLPNIKLIRGENNRFTGQIPESISEASFLEQVQLDNNHFDGEIPQGLGFVKSLYRFSASINQFYGEIPPNFCDSPVMSIVNLSHNSLSGKIPELKKCRKLVSLSLADNSLTGEIPSSLAELPVLTYLDLSDNNLTGSIPQGLQNLKLALFNVSFNQLSGKVPYSLISGLPASFLEGNLGLCGPGLPNSCSDDDNPRNRAATGLTTLTCALISLAFVAGTSLVAGGFILYRRSCKRNSEVAVWRSVFFYPLRITEHDLVVGMNEKSSIGNGVFGNVYVVSLPSGDLVSVKKLVKFGNQSSKSLKVEVKTLAKIRHKNVVKILGFCHSNESVFLIYEFLHGGSLGDLICSQNFQLYWGIRLKIAIGVAQGLAYLHKDYVPHLVHRNVKSKNILLDVNFEPKLTHFALDRIVGEAAFQSTLDSDEAASSCYIAPEYGYNKKPTEQLDVYSFGVVLLELVCGRQAEQTDSSDSSLDIVKWVRRKVNITNGVHQVLDTRISHTCHQQMIGALDIALRCTSVVPEKRPSMVEVVRSLQSLESMTCVANLQGPNDEPSIQV; translated from the exons ATGACTACATTCTGTATATACCTATTCCTTCTTTCTTTAACCTTTCCAATCTTCAACCTCACTTCATCTTCATCAGAAAGTGATTCCCTTCTTTTATTCAAATCCTCCATTGAAGACTCCAAAAATGCTTTGTCTAGTTGGTCAAACACTTCATCAAACCACTTGTGTAACTGGACAGGAATAGTTTGTTCAACTTCACTCTCAGTAACTTCTGTTAATCTTCAAAGCTTAAACCTTTCTGGTGATATCTCATCTTATATATGTGATCTTCCTAATCTCTCTTATCTCAACCTTGCTAATAACATCTTCAACCAACCTATTCCGCTTCATCTCTCTCAATGTAGTTCATTACAAAGTTTGAATCTTAGTAATAATCTTATATGGGGTACTATCCCTTCTCAGATTTCTCAGTTTGGTTCTTTATCAGTGCTTGATTTGAGTGGAAACCATATAGAAGGAAATATACCTGATACTTTAGGCTCATTGAAGAATCTTCAAGTTCTTAACTTTGGAAACAACTTGCTCTCAGGTGATGTACCAAGTGTTTTTGGAAATTTAACTAAGCTTGAAGTTCTTGATTTGTCTCTGAATCCTTACTTGGTGAGTGAGATTCCTAAGGATATTGGTGAGCTTGGAAATCTAAAGCAACTTTTTTTGCAACGTTCTTCTTTTCAAGGTGAAATTCCAGAGTCTATGAAAGGTTTGCATAGCTTGACTCATTTAGATTTTTCTGAGAATAATCTTACAGGTGTTGTTCCTCAGTCTCTTGTGATTTCTTTTGAGAACTTGGTTTCTTTTGATGTTTCACAAAACAAGCTTTTTGGGCCATTTCCAAATCGTATATGTAAAGGTAAAGGGcttatttttttaagtcttcATACAAATAACTTCACTGGTGTTATACCAAACTCAACTGGTGAATGTAAGTTTCTTGAGAGATTCCAAGTTCAGAACAATGGTTTCTCTGGTGATTTCCCTGTTGTGTTATGGTCACTTCCTAATATTAAACTCATTAGAGGTGAAAACAATAGATTCACAGGACAAATACCTGAGTCAATATCAGAAGCTTCTTTTTTGGAGCAAGTTCAGCTTGATAACAACCATTTTGATGGTGAAATTCCTCAAGGTCTTGGCTTTGTTAAAAGCTTATACAGATTTTCTGCTTCTATTAATCAATTCTATGGTGAAATTCCTCCTAATTTTTGTGACTCACCGGTTATGAGTATAGTGAATCTCTCTCACAATTCTCTTTCTGGTAAAATTCCAGAACTGAAAAAATGCAGGAAACTAGTTTCACTGTCTTTAGCAGACAACAGTTTAACAGGAGAAATTCCTAGTTCTCTTGCTGAGTTACCTGTTCTTACTTACCTCGATCTTTCAGATAACAATCTCACTGGTTCAATCCCACAAGGCCTTCAAAACTTGAAGCTTGCACTTTTCAATGTTTCTTTCAATCAGTTATCAGGTAAAGTACCATACTCATTGATTTCTGGTCTTCCTGCTTCATTTTTGGAAGGAAATCTTGGTCTTTGTGGCCCCGGATTGCCGAATTCATGTTCCGATGATGATAACCCGAGAAACCGGGCTGCTACTGGTCTTACAACCTTAACATGTGCCTTGATCTCTTTGGCTTTTGTTGCTGGAACTTCACTTGTTGCTGGTGGATTTATACTGTATAGAAGATCTTGTAAACGGAATAGTGAAGTTGCAGTGTGGCGTTCGGTGTTTTTCTATCCTCTAAGAATTACTgagcatgatcttgttgtaggaATGAATGAGAAAAGTTCAATAGGAAATGGAGTTTTTGGTAATGTTTATGTTGTGAGTTTACCTAGTGGTGATTTAGTATCTGTGAAGAAACTAGTTAAATTTGGAAATCAGTCTTCAAAGAGTTTGAAGGTTGAGGTCAAAACTTTGGCTAAAATTAGGCATAAGAATGTTGTTAAGATTCTTGGGTTCTGTCATTCTAATGAGTCagtttttcttatttatgaATTCTTGCATGGAGGAAGTTTAGGGGATTTGATTTGTAGTCAAAATTTTCAGTTGTATTGGGGAATTAGATTGAAGATTGCTATTGGTGTTGCTCAAGGACTTGCATATCTTCATAAGGATTATGTACCACACTTGGTTCATAGGAATGTCAAGTCAAAGAACATTCTTCTGGATGTAAACTTTGAGCCAAAATTGACACATTTTGCTCTTGATAGGATTGTTGGAGAAGCTGCATTTCAATCAACTTTGGATTCTGATGAAGCAGCATCTTCATGTTACATTGCTCCAG AATATGGTTACAACAAAAAACCAACTGAACAATTGGACGTGTACAGCTTTGGAGTAGTATTGCTAGAGCTAGTTTGTGGACGACAAGCAGAGCAAACAGATTCAAGTGACTCCTCTCTTGACATAGTGAAATGGGTCAGAAGAAAAGTGAACATCACTAATGGAGTGCACCAAGTTCTTGACACTAGAATATCACATACTTGTCACCAACAAATGATTGGTGCTTTAGATATTGCTCTACGTTGCACTTCTGTTGTGCCTGAGAAAAGACCATCAATGGTTGAAGTTGTTAGAAGTCTTCAGTCTCTTGAGTCAATGACTTGTGTTGCAAATTTGCAGGGTCCAAATGATGAACCATCCATTCAAGTTTGA
- the LOC101494253 gene encoding DNA-directed RNA polymerases II, IV and V subunit 6A-like: MADDDYEDIDMGYEEEPPEPEIEEGAEEEDLENKNDDMTGEGEPIETEDKEDEQPGERPRKTSKYMTKYERARILGTRALQISMNAPVMVELEGETDPLEIAMKELRERKIPFTIRRYLPDGSYEDWGVDELIVEDSWKRQVGGD, encoded by the exons ATGGCCGACGATGACTATGAGGATATCGACATGgg GTACGAGGAGGAGCCACCAGAGCCTGAGATTGAG GAAGGTGCAGAGGAGGAGGATCTCGAGAACAAAAATGATGACATGACTGGAGAAGGAGAACCAATTGAAACTGAGGATAAGGAAGATGAGCAACCAGGAGAGCGTCCTCGAAAGACATCGAAATATATGACCAAGTATGAGCGTGCTAGGATTCTCGGTACTCGTGCTCTTCAAATCAG TATGAATGCACCTGTCATGGTCGAGTTGGAGGGGGAAACTGACCCACTTGAG ATTGCCATGAAGGAGCTAAGAGAGCGGAAAATCCCTTTTACCATCCGTCGCTACTTACCTGATGGAAG CTATGAAGATTGGGGAGTTGATGAACTGATTGTGGAAGACTCCTGGAAGAGGCAAGTGGGTGGTGATTGA
- the LOC101494561 gene encoding uncharacterized protein isoform X1 — MKVNEVIDNHSTYLEKEQKEGNEEVSDTDTTKDSVSSQGDSFTNEDDKVEKVSKDLKSKVKVNALESNRGSRERSDRKTNKLQSKVSGSNQKKPMNSNKGPTKVTNKSTSTNSKTAKVTVKVSPESSEGVDEKPVLEVKEIDILDGSFKGAQSVGSEDESREIVNPDENSEHEDRMALELKIKEMESRIENLEEELREVAALEVSLYSVVPEHGSSAHKVHTPARRLSRLYIHACKHWTQKRKATIAKNTVSGLILVAKSCGNDVSRLTFWLSNTIVLREIISQALGNSSQVSPIMRLAESNGKSAALKWKGISNGKSGNDFMQTGEDWQETGTFTFALERVESWIFSRLVESVWWQALTPYMQSSVGDCGSNKSIGRLLGPALGDHNQGNFSINVWRSAFQDAFQRVCPVRAGGHECGCLPVMARMIMEQCIDRLDVAMFNAILRESALEIPTDPISDPIVDSKVLPIPAGNLSFGSGAQLKNSVRIFQLKNSVGNWSRLLTDMFGIDAEDYLEEYQENGENEERHGGDGEPKSFVLLNDLSDLLMLPKDMLIDRQVRQEVCPSISLSLIIRVLCNFTPDEFCPDAVPGAVLEALNGETIVERKLSAESVRSFPYAAAQVVYTPPSSANVAEKVAEAGGKCHLTRNVSAVQRKGYTSDEELEELDSPITSIIDKLPSSPIVTTNGEGNRKEQRSHTTTNARYQLLREVWSM, encoded by the exons ATGAAAGTTAACGAAGTGATTGATAATCATTCCACTTATTTAGAGAAAGAACAGAAAGAAGGGAATGAAGAAGTATCAGACACTGACACTACAAAGGACTCAGTATCATCTCAAGGCGATTCTTTCACAAATGAAGATGATAAAGTAGAGAAAGTTTCAAAAGATCTTAAAAGTAAGGTTAAAGTGAATGCTTTAGAAAGCAATCGTGGATCAAGGGAGAGATCTGATAGGAAAACAAATAAACTGCAATCAAAGGTATCAGGTAGCAATCAAAAGAAACCTATGAACTCAAACAAAGGGCCTACAAAAGTTACAAACAAAAGTACTTCAACCAATTCTAAGACAGCGAAAGTTACTGTAAAAGTTTCGCCGGAATCTTCTGAAGGAGTTGATGAAAAACCTGTTCTAGAGGTCAAGGAAATTGATATCTTGGATGGATCCTTCAAAGGCGCTCAGAGCGTAGGAAGTGAAGATGAAAGCCGTGAAATTGTTAACCCTGATGAAAACAGTGAACACGAGGACAGGATGGCTTTGGaattgaaaattaaagaaatggAATCACGAATTGAAAATCTTGAAGAGGAACTGAGAGAAGTTGCTGCTCTTGAGGTGTCACTCTATTCGGTTGTACCTGAGCATGGAAGCTCAGCACATAAGGTGCACACACCTGCTCGACGCCTTTCTAGGCTCTATATACATGCTTGTAAGCATTGGACCCAAAAAAGGAAAGCAACAATTGCAAAGAATACGGTTTCTGGCCTTATTTTGGTTGCTAAATCTTGTGGCAATGATGTTTCAAG GTTAACTTTCTGGTTGTCAAATACCATTGTGCTGAGGGAGATAATTTCACAAGCACTTGGGAATTCAAGTCAAGTTAGTCCAATTATGAGGTTAGCTGAGTCAAATGGGAAGTCTGCAGCATTGAAATGGAAAGGTATCTCAAATGGTAAATCAGGAAACGATTTTATGCAGACCGGTGAAGATTGGCAAGAGACAGGAACCTTTACATTTGCCTTAGAAAGAGTAGAATCATGGATCTTTTCTCGACTAGTAGAGTCGGTTTGGTGGCAG GCTTTGACTCCTTATATGCAATCTTCTGTTGGGGACTGCGGTTCAAATAAATCCATTGGGAGGCTGCTAGGACCTGCTCTGGGTGATCACAACCAAGGAAACTTTTCCATCAATGTTTGGAGAAGCGCATTCCAAGACGCTTTCCAAAGAGTCTGTCCTGTTCGGGCAGGAGGGCATGAGTGTGGTTGTTTGCCTGTGATGGCACGAATG ATCATGGAACAGTGCATAGATAGACTAGATGTTGCAATGTTCAATGCCATTCTTCGGGAATCAGCCCTTGAGATCCCAACGGATCCTATATCGGATCCGATTGTGGATTCAAAAGTTTTGCCAATTCCAGCTGGAAACTTAAGCTTTGGATCTGGTGCCCAGCTAAAAAATTCTGTACGTATTTTCCAGCTAAAAAATTCT GTTGGCAATTGGTCTAGATTGCTCACTGATATGTTTGGCATTGATGCTGAAGATTATCtggaagaatatcaggagaatGGTGAGAATGAAGAAAGGCATGGTGGAGATGGCGAACCGAAATCATTTGTTCTCCTTAATGACTTGAGTGACCTTCTAATGCTCCCAAAAGACATGCTTATAGATAGACAAGTCAGACAGGAG GTATGTCCATCCATCAGTCTTTCATTGATTATACGTGTTCTCTGTAACTTCACTCCAGATGAGTTCTGTCCAGATGCGGTTCCAGGAGCTGTCTTGGAGGCCTTAAACGGGGAG ACTATTGTGGAGCGAAAATTGTCAGCAGAATCAGTAAGAAGCTTCCCTTATGCTGCGGCTCAAGTTGTGTATACACCTCCCTCATCAGCCAATGTGGCAGAAAAAGTTGCAGAGGCAGGAGGAAAGTGTCACCTGACGAGGAATGTATCAGCTGTTCAAAGGAAAGGATATACGAGTGATGAGGAGCTTGAGGAACTTGATTCTCCTATTACATCTATCATTGATAAGCTTCCTTCATCTCCTATAGTCACTACCAATGGAGAAGGTAATCGCAAGGAGCAAAGGAGTCACACTACCACAAATGCTAGATATCAACTACTTCGTGAAGTTTGGTCCATGTGA
- the LOC101494561 gene encoding uncharacterized protein isoform X2 — protein sequence MKVNEVIDNHSTYLEKEQKEGNEEVSDTDTTKDSVSSQGDSFTNEDDKVEKVSKDLKSKVKVNALESNRGSRERSDRKTNKLQSKVSGSNQKKPMNSNKGPTKVTNKSTSTNSKTAKVTVKVSPESSEGVDEKPVLEVKEIDILDGSFKGAQSVGSEDESREIVNPDENSEHEDRMALELKIKEMESRIENLEEELREVAALEVSLYSVVPEHGSSAHKVHTPARRLSRLYIHACKHWTQKRKATIAKNTVSGLILVAKSCGNDVSRLTFWLSNTIVLREIISQALGNSSQVSPIMRLAESNGKSAALKWKGISNGKSGNDFMQTGEDWQETGTFTFALERVESWIFSRLVESVWWQALTPYMQSSVGDCGSNKSIGRLLGPALGDHNQGNFSINVWRSAFQDAFQRVCPVRAGGHECGCLPVMARMIMEQCIDRLDVAMFNAILRESALEIPTDPISDPIVDSKVLPIPAGNLSFGSGAQLKNSVGNWSRLLTDMFGIDAEDYLEEYQENGENEERHGGDGEPKSFVLLNDLSDLLMLPKDMLIDRQVRQEVCPSISLSLIIRVLCNFTPDEFCPDAVPGAVLEALNGETIVERKLSAESVRSFPYAAAQVVYTPPSSANVAEKVAEAGGKCHLTRNVSAVQRKGYTSDEELEELDSPITSIIDKLPSSPIVTTNGEGNRKEQRSHTTTNARYQLLREVWSM from the exons ATGAAAGTTAACGAAGTGATTGATAATCATTCCACTTATTTAGAGAAAGAACAGAAAGAAGGGAATGAAGAAGTATCAGACACTGACACTACAAAGGACTCAGTATCATCTCAAGGCGATTCTTTCACAAATGAAGATGATAAAGTAGAGAAAGTTTCAAAAGATCTTAAAAGTAAGGTTAAAGTGAATGCTTTAGAAAGCAATCGTGGATCAAGGGAGAGATCTGATAGGAAAACAAATAAACTGCAATCAAAGGTATCAGGTAGCAATCAAAAGAAACCTATGAACTCAAACAAAGGGCCTACAAAAGTTACAAACAAAAGTACTTCAACCAATTCTAAGACAGCGAAAGTTACTGTAAAAGTTTCGCCGGAATCTTCTGAAGGAGTTGATGAAAAACCTGTTCTAGAGGTCAAGGAAATTGATATCTTGGATGGATCCTTCAAAGGCGCTCAGAGCGTAGGAAGTGAAGATGAAAGCCGTGAAATTGTTAACCCTGATGAAAACAGTGAACACGAGGACAGGATGGCTTTGGaattgaaaattaaagaaatggAATCACGAATTGAAAATCTTGAAGAGGAACTGAGAGAAGTTGCTGCTCTTGAGGTGTCACTCTATTCGGTTGTACCTGAGCATGGAAGCTCAGCACATAAGGTGCACACACCTGCTCGACGCCTTTCTAGGCTCTATATACATGCTTGTAAGCATTGGACCCAAAAAAGGAAAGCAACAATTGCAAAGAATACGGTTTCTGGCCTTATTTTGGTTGCTAAATCTTGTGGCAATGATGTTTCAAG GTTAACTTTCTGGTTGTCAAATACCATTGTGCTGAGGGAGATAATTTCACAAGCACTTGGGAATTCAAGTCAAGTTAGTCCAATTATGAGGTTAGCTGAGTCAAATGGGAAGTCTGCAGCATTGAAATGGAAAGGTATCTCAAATGGTAAATCAGGAAACGATTTTATGCAGACCGGTGAAGATTGGCAAGAGACAGGAACCTTTACATTTGCCTTAGAAAGAGTAGAATCATGGATCTTTTCTCGACTAGTAGAGTCGGTTTGGTGGCAG GCTTTGACTCCTTATATGCAATCTTCTGTTGGGGACTGCGGTTCAAATAAATCCATTGGGAGGCTGCTAGGACCTGCTCTGGGTGATCACAACCAAGGAAACTTTTCCATCAATGTTTGGAGAAGCGCATTCCAAGACGCTTTCCAAAGAGTCTGTCCTGTTCGGGCAGGAGGGCATGAGTGTGGTTGTTTGCCTGTGATGGCACGAATG ATCATGGAACAGTGCATAGATAGACTAGATGTTGCAATGTTCAATGCCATTCTTCGGGAATCAGCCCTTGAGATCCCAACGGATCCTATATCGGATCCGATTGTGGATTCAAAAGTTTTGCCAATTCCAGCTGGAAACTTAAGCTTTGGATCTGGTGCCCAGCTAAAAAATTCT GTTGGCAATTGGTCTAGATTGCTCACTGATATGTTTGGCATTGATGCTGAAGATTATCtggaagaatatcaggagaatGGTGAGAATGAAGAAAGGCATGGTGGAGATGGCGAACCGAAATCATTTGTTCTCCTTAATGACTTGAGTGACCTTCTAATGCTCCCAAAAGACATGCTTATAGATAGACAAGTCAGACAGGAG GTATGTCCATCCATCAGTCTTTCATTGATTATACGTGTTCTCTGTAACTTCACTCCAGATGAGTTCTGTCCAGATGCGGTTCCAGGAGCTGTCTTGGAGGCCTTAAACGGGGAG ACTATTGTGGAGCGAAAATTGTCAGCAGAATCAGTAAGAAGCTTCCCTTATGCTGCGGCTCAAGTTGTGTATACACCTCCCTCATCAGCCAATGTGGCAGAAAAAGTTGCAGAGGCAGGAGGAAAGTGTCACCTGACGAGGAATGTATCAGCTGTTCAAAGGAAAGGATATACGAGTGATGAGGAGCTTGAGGAACTTGATTCTCCTATTACATCTATCATTGATAAGCTTCCTTCATCTCCTATAGTCACTACCAATGGAGAAGGTAATCGCAAGGAGCAAAGGAGTCACACTACCACAAATGCTAGATATCAACTACTTCGTGAAGTTTGGTCCATGTGA
- the LOC101495421 gene encoding uncharacterized protein, whose amino-acid sequence MDKSPLLFFQITLFLLIQSLLATSHPIPVTVSVTDFGAAGDGIRYDTSSIQSAIDSCPSSVPCRVIFPAPGKYLTATVFLRSGVVLNVETGATILGGARLEDYPKESSRWYVVLAENATDVGIEGGGVVDGQAEKFVVRYDPRKNIMVSWNQSGACLGDECRPRLIGFLGCRNVSLSNITLNQPAYWCLHLVRSENISIKDIAIYGDLNIPNNDGIDIEDSNNTVITGCHIDTGDDAICPKSSTGPVYNLTVTNCWIRSKSSAIKFGSASWFDFKHFVFDNITIVDSHRGLAFQIRDGGNVSDIVFSNINISTRYYDPLWWGRAEPIYVTTCPRDSTSKEASISNVHFINITANSENGIFLSGSKRGLLRNLSFINMNITYRRFTSYAGGLFDYRPGCQELVKHKTAGMMMEHIEGLEVRNVEMRWENNELEDWNNPMEFRPSTVNNIYFSNFNSVLYSNSKSS is encoded by the exons ATGGACAAGTCACCACTCTTATTCTTCCAAATCACCTTATTCCTTCTCATCCAATCACTCCTTGCCACGTCACACCCCATCCCCGTTACGGTTTCCGTCACCGACTTCGGTGCCGCCGGCGACGGAATCCGCTATGACACCTCATCAATCCAGTCCGCCATCGACTCCTGTCCATCCAGCGTCCCCTGCCGCGTCATCTTCCCGGCACCGGGAAAGTACCTGACGGCAACCGTGTTTCTGAGATCCGGCGTGGTGCTTAACGTGGAAACCGGTGCCACCATCCTTGGCGGGGCGAGGCTTGAAGATTACCCGAAGGAGTCGTCAAGATGGTACGTGGTGTTGGCGGAGAATGCGACGGACGTTGGAATCGAAGGCGGTGGCGTGGTTGATGGACAAGCGGAGAAATTCGTAGTGAGATATGATCCGAGGAAGAATATAATGGTGAGCTGGAATCAAAGTGGGGCTTGCTTGGGTGATGAATGTAGGCCTAGACTTATCGGTTTCCTTGGCTGCCGTAACGTTAGTCTCTCCAACATTACTCTCAACCAACCTGCTTATTGGTG CTTACACTTGGTACGGAGTGAAAACATATCAATTAAGGACATAGCAATATATGGAGACTTGAATATACCAAACAATGATGGGATTGACATTGAGGACTCAAACAACACTGTAATCACTGGATGCCACATTGATACAGGGGATGATGCTATCTGTCCAAAGTCATCCACTGGCCCTGTATACAATCTAACTGTCACCAACTGTTGGATTCGGTCCAAATCTTCTGCAATCAAATTCGGCAGTGCTAGTTGGTTTGATTTCAAGCATTTTGTGTTTGATAATATCACTATTGTTGATTCCCACAGAGGGCTTGCATTCCAGATCCGTGATGGAG GAAATGTAAGTGACATAGTTTTCTCAAACATAAATATAAGCACAAGATACTATGACCCATTATGGTGGGGAAGAGCAGAGCCTATTTATGTCACAACTTGTCCACGAGACTCAACCTCAAAGGAGGCTTCAATCTCAAATGTTCATTTCATCAACATCACAGCAAACTCTGAAAATGGAATCTTCCTCTCTGGTTCAAAGAGAGGATTGTTGAGAAATTTGAGCTTCATCAACATGAATATCACTTACAGAAGGTTCACTAGTTATGCTGGTGGGTTGTTTGACTATAGACCAGGATGCCAAGAATTGGTTAAACACAAGACTGCGGGGATGATGATGGAGCACATTGAAGGTCTTGAGGTTAGAAATGTAGAAATGAGATGGGAAAATAATGAACTAGAGGATTGGAATAATCCTATGGAGTTTAGACCATCTACTGTGAATAATATCtatttctctaattttaattCTGTTTTGTATTCAAATAGCAAATCAAGTTAA
- the LOC101495092 gene encoding tRNA-splicing endonuclease subunit Sen2-1 — MAPRWKGKDAKSKKDAEAEALKEPMSKIISQLHTSLVLSNTCGFLCDNSVHLAVQAEQLDLLDKACFGRPVRSVEKDMYWFQLSLEEAFYLCYSLKCLKINGGSDTGPSNDEELWHCFKSKKEAFPFFYKAYSHLRMKNWVVRSGAQYGVDLIVYRHHPARVHSEYGVLVLSHENVDDDINGRLRVWSDVHCTTRLLGSVAKTLLVLYINKNGHSDESPSCLENYTIEERTISRWSPEQ, encoded by the exons ATGGCACCAAGATGGAAAGGAAAAGATGCAAAATCGAAAAAGGATGCAGAAGCTGAGGCACTTAAAGAACCCATGTCAAAGATTATATCACAACTTCACACTTCTTTAGTTCTATCAAATACTTGTGGATTTCTCTGTGATAACTCTGTACACTTAGCAGTGCAAGCAGAACAGCTTGACCTGCTCGATAAAGCATGCTTTGGTCGACCTGTGAGATCAGTTGAAAAGGACATGTACTGGTTTCAATTAAGTTTAGAGGAAGCATTCTACCTATGTTATTCCTTGAAGTGCCTCAAGATTAATGGTGGTAGTGATACTGGCCCCTCAAATGATGAAGAATTGTGGCATTGCTTCAAGTCCAAGAAAGAAGCATTCCCTTTTTTCTACAAGGCTTATTCTCACCTTCGAATGAAAAACTGGGTAGTGAGGTCAGGGGCTCAGTATGGTGTAGACCTCATTGTCTATCGCCATCATCCGGCTCGGGTCCATTCCGAGTATGGTGTACTTGTTCTATCACATGAGAATGTTGACGATGATATAAATGGAAGATTGAGAGTATGGTCTGATGTTCATTGCACAACAAGACTTCTTGGAAGTGTTGCAAAGACCTTATTAGTCTTGTACATTAATAAAAATGGTCACAGTGATGAGTCTCCGTCGTGTTTGGAAAACTATACCATTGAAGAACGTACAATCTCCAGATGGAGTCCAGAACAAT AA